The Capsicum annuum cultivar Jeju mitochondrion, complete genome genome has a window encoding:
- the orf108b gene encoding hypothetical protein, translating into MASWKAFQANLLIHMNVKPLQPILHTNHPPLKVMAKVSMDSVLWKNSVVGNSVCSVTPGTLASPSLKIRSMKPECCRTKRLPFLRYSKPQSVLSLNLDHGRLVIVPFY; encoded by the coding sequence ATGGCTAGTTGGAAAGCCTTTCAAGCCAATCTCTTGATTCACATGAATGTGAAACCGTTGCAACCGATCCTGCATACCAATCATCCGCCGCTTAAAGTAATGGCCAAGGTTTCTATGGATTCAGTCCTGTGGAAAAATAGTGTTGTGGGCAATTCAGTGTGTAGTGTCACCCCTGGGACACTAGCGAGTCCGTCCCTAAAAATTAGGTCCATGAAGCCAGAGTGCTGTCGCACTAAACGACTACCCTTCCTTAGATACTCCAAGCCACAATCTGTATTGTCCTTGAACCTAGACCATGGAAGGTTGGTTATAGTCCCATTCTATTAG